Genomic DNA from Chaetodon trifascialis isolate fChaTrf1 chromosome 19, fChaTrf1.hap1, whole genome shotgun sequence:
CTACTCTCGTGCCGTCAGAGAGACCCGGCCAGAGCTGGAGTGTATGACGGAGGAGTGCGTGAGCCCGCGGCACTCTCGCGTGTGCGTGTCGGGTCAGGACTCCTTGGCACCGGCACTGCAGCGCCTCTCCATGTGCGGGTACGGGGGTGGGGTTTCGGACAGCCTATCACAGCGCTGCAGGGACTCCATAGGAGAGCGGCTGGGGGAGGGGCCGGGTGAGGAACGGGAGTATGTGACTCCTGAGTGGACTGAGGCTGAAATGAGGACCAGTGAGGAAATCCCTTATGAGgaactgtggaccaatcagaaCGCAGAGGGCTTGGGGAAGGAGCCAAACCTCATCTCCTTCCATTCGTCTTCCTCGTTGGACGGCTCTCTTGGTACCGTGTTGACAAGAGTGTCCACCCCGCCACCTGTACCTCCAAAATCTGATGCTGTGAGTTGtcttcaccctctgtctctcatcctcTTCTTATCTGTCCACAGCAGCATCCGGCTGTTAGAAGTCAGGATGCCTGGCTTGCATTATTCATACGTTACAGCTTTTAAACCTCACTGaccacatttaaacacacacacacacacacacacacacacacacacacacacacccagtgaCTTCCTGGAAAGGCTGCCATACACTCACagcacatgaataaatacatatgTCATCACCAAGGATGTTGGTACATTGTGTTCGATGCTGGAATACAATAATTCAGTAAATAGCACAGAGGCAGTCTTTGGTCTTAAGAATGACCAAATTATTATTGATTACTTGACAAAAGGTGGCCACAAAGCAACATCAGACCCATTTCTGAtgatcagagcagaaaacaaaagctaTCACAACTTTGACTGTTGTGATATTGTTGAATGTTGTGATGAATTATGACTCATAATTTCaacaaagtaaaataataataattttagtCATATTCAACAACCAAAGCTCCCATGATGCCAACAGAGCAGTGACGAGCTGGGAAAGGGGACTATGTACaatgcatcacttcctgttcgCGCTGTAGCAACCAGAGAGGGAGACTGTAGACGTGTAAAAGGTCAGGCTTTCAGAAACAGCATGTGGTCGAAACATTACGGTGGTACAGGATAGAGAGAGGTGCCTCTTTTTTTAGCATTCATGGAAAGCTTGTGGAGTATTTCTTTCACTGTGCTGAAGCACAGTGTGAAACATACGATGTGTAACTGCATTTGCTTTGTCAGATTGCTGTGGCCTGACTTTTCCTATCTGGTTTATTGTTTTGTGACTTGTGAGTTCAGGGTTGTATGAGGACTGACTCAGTCTAAACATCCTGCTCGATCCACACGCTGTTCAGCTGAAGGCTCTTATCTTCCTCTATAAGACGACCGCTACGCGCGCGTATGACACCGTCGTGTGGTGAAAACAAGGTTGTTCTCGTAGCTGAGCTGAGTTATTAAGTTGTTCGCCAACACTCgtgtttgtatgtctgtctgcGTTGGTCAGGGGGAAATTATCGCTCTTGTTCTGCTTAATGAACTTTCTTCTTTCTAAGTGATGCAGCTAGCAGCGGTGCAGAGTGTGTGGGTGTTGATGACTGCTATGCGGCTGGATTATACCCTGTCACACACAGCGTTCTTCATTCCCTGATATTTAGCCTGCcaagacactgtgtgtgtgtgtgtgagtgtgtgtgtgtgagagagagcttGCTACTGTGTGTGAAGGAGTTTGTTTGAGGTGTAAAGGTCATCGAGTTTGACATTTACCAAGCAGAACACTGAAACCAGcgagcagagacacacacacacacacacacacacacacacacacacacacacacacacacacacacacacacacactcccataaAGCCTCCTGAGAAGTCAAGTTTTTGGAGTTAACTTTTTGCTGCTGTAGttctcatttttctgtgtgtgtgtgtgtgtgtgtgtgtgtgtgtgtttgtgtgtaggtgaGAGAGGAGTGTCGCTACTTGATCGCCCCTCCGGTTCCCCCTCGCTGCTCTAAAGGAGGCTCCATCTCCAGTCCGGCCCCCAGCCCTCCCGTCCCGCCTCGCTTCCCCAAAACCTCCACCTCCCCGAGACCCAACCTCTCCTTCTACTCCTCTGGACTTCAGGACAGGTACAGTGTGAACCATTTGTTGACCCTCAGACCTGCGAGCACACTTTGCTGTGTAAAATCTGGCTTTAAGATGTTTTGACTCTGAAGTAAAAATTGCGTATGAGTTTGCTGGTGTTTGGAGTCGTGCTGACTGTCACTTTGTCCTGCTCCGTCCCAGCTGCTCGCCCTCTCCAGATGCTTCCCTCTACTGTTACCCGTGCTCCTGGGCGGACTGTCCCGCCCCTAACCCGGCCAGTCCTGAGCCAGTCTCTGCCATGCCTGCAGACAACACAGCCAATCCTCAGCCAGCACAGGCCACGTGGGCGGAACCGTGGGTAgactccttcacctcctctggaCCCCGACTGAGGCCACCGCCTCCACAGAGTCGCTTTGCTCCTTTTGGGGCGCTGAACCCCTTCAACCGTCAGTCCCCTTGCCCCTCGCCTGAACCTGCAGCCAATCCCACAACAGATTCCTCCAGAGGCGCAGAGGGTGGTGGGATGTCCACAGGGGTCACCGAAGGGTTGTCCCCGCCCCCTGACCCCACCTGGCGACCTCCTGCCGACCTGTCCGTGCTGTCATTGGAGGAAGTGTCGGCCTGCCTGCGGTTCATCGGCCTATCAGAGGCAGCGGTGGCCGTGTTCCAGAGGGAGCGGATTGACGGCAGCCTCCTGGTGCAGCTGACGGAGGACATCCTGTCACATGACTTCCACCTGAGCCGACTTCACGTCACCAAGATCACACAGTTCATACAGGGCTGGAGGCCCAAGATttagcacacacacgcacacacacacacacactgtcctgatAATGTGCCTGTTGGCTGCTGAGCCATCCTCAATGTGCCTTCCACTGTGACCACCCGGCTGCTGAGCCCCACTGACTCCAGCTCAGACTTTGCTGAAGGAAACCACGCCACCCTGTGGCCAAACTATAGAACTGACACTTGACTGTCTCTCACGTCGAGTCCAACAGACCGACTGCGTATTTCCTGTCTGAATCACAGACTGGGACTAGTTTACTAACAAATGGCTATGACAGAGAGCTACACGATGAAAGCGCCCTGTTTGAATTCGTCTCTGGGGCAGATAATCAACCACAACGTGTCATCATGCTTGGAGACAGCGAAGGGATTTGGGCACTACATGGACTTGTGTGGCCTTCACACTGCGGTCCCACATAAAAGCTGATTTTAGGGGAAAACACGGCTTCATTTtgcataaaaaatattttcacaaatgaatttttgcagtttttacatATTTCGTTATTCACACCACAGTAAAGGTTCAAAGGccagtgtgttggatttattggcagaaatgtaatattcagaattatgttttcatcagtgcatAATCTTCTGAAAATAGAGGcagtgggtcctcttccacaga
This window encodes:
- the gareml gene encoding GRB2-associated and regulator of MAPK protein 2, with the translated sequence MEKLSASLSEITWSPLALPLDAVVSKFRLPTLVRLAHGECVEGLSEEDVVLLHSCRQWTTVTAHSLEEGHYVIGPKIDIPLQYQGKFKLLDEDRDVRDPVQYFSSVEEVAGVFPDRVFVMEMITFSVKVVSGEFSEDSEPYSFTLQAGDELSLMGKAELLCATPSKEKTGLSALLRRLGKTPRSKTPCLVCMNHRTNQSVSLPFGCRGRFCTRSPLEQGMLGGEHTVRSIIERVRLPVNVSVPSRPPRNPYDRHAVREGHRYKLLNIVSKTVVLCMVLRRQEVSPSHFLLLRCMPRFNVAEASVHTAALESLLLRHAFDPDAYSRAVRETRPELECMTEECVSPRHSRVCVSGQDSLAPALQRLSMCGYGGGVSDSLSQRCRDSIGERLGEGPGEEREYVTPEWTEAEMRTSEEIPYEELWTNQNAEGLGKEPNLISFHSSSSLDGSLGTVLTRVSTPPPVPPKSDAVREECRYLIAPPVPPRCSKGGSISSPAPSPPVPPRFPKTSTSPRPNLSFYSSGLQDSCSPSPDASLYCYPCSWADCPAPNPASPEPVSAMPADNTANPQPAQATWAEPWVDSFTSSGPRLRPPPPQSRFAPFGALNPFNRQSPCPSPEPAANPTTDSSRGAEGGGMSTGVTEGLSPPPDPTWRPPADLSVLSLEEVSACLRFIGLSEAAVAVFQRERIDGSLLVQLTEDILSHDFHLSRLHVTKITQFIQGWRPKI